The Fluviicola sp. genome contains a region encoding:
- a CDS encoding MBL fold metallo-hydrolase, translating to MKVQIFTGNPIQQNGSIVYNEQGDAVIIDPSCYERYEQQEWLDFIGENNLKIHAVLNTHCHIDHITGNAFLVNHFGVPFLAHKEELFTLSFAERSAQMYGLAAYVPSPEPTDYLTDNQVLKFGELELKVIFGPGHSVGHVAFYSEADHLLIGGDILFKGSFGRVDLPGGSMEVLKETIFKRIFTLPENTVVYPGHGPTTTIGEEKRTNYILQF from the coding sequence ATGAAAGTACAGATTTTTACGGGTAATCCCATTCAGCAAAACGGTTCGATCGTTTACAACGAACAAGGCGATGCGGTCATTATTGATCCGAGTTGCTACGAGCGCTATGAACAACAGGAGTGGCTGGATTTTATCGGGGAAAACAACCTGAAGATCCATGCGGTATTGAATACGCATTGTCACATTGATCATATTACCGGGAATGCGTTTTTGGTGAACCACTTTGGCGTTCCTTTCCTGGCGCACAAGGAAGAATTATTTACATTGAGCTTTGCCGAGCGTTCCGCACAGATGTACGGACTGGCTGCTTATGTGCCTTCTCCGGAACCGACGGATTACCTCACGGATAACCAGGTTTTGAAGTTCGGAGAGTTGGAACTGAAAGTGATTTTCGGGCCGGGACATTCTGTAGGCCACGTAGCTTTTTACAGCGAAGCAGATCATTTGCTGATCGGAGGTGATATCCTGTTCAAAGGAAGTTTCGGAAGAGTGGATTTGCCCGGCGGATCCATGGAAGTGCTGAAGGAAACGATCTTTAAGAGAATCTTTACGCTACCGGAGAACACGGTGGTTTATCCGGGACACGGACCGACTACAACGATCGGGGAAGAGAAACGGACAAATTATATTTTACAGTTTTAA